From Streptomyces durmitorensis, a single genomic window includes:
- the ilvD gene encoding dihydroxy-acid dehydratase, translated as MPELRSRTVTHGRNMAGARALMRASGVPGADIGRKPIIAVANSFTEFVPGHTHLQPVGRIVSEAIVAAGAIPREFNTIAVDDGIAMGHGGMLYSLPSRDLIADSVEYMVEAHCADALICISNCDKITPGMLNAALRLNIPTVFVSGGPMEAGKATLVDGTVRKLDLVNAISDAVDESVSDEDILRIEENACPTCGSCSGMFTANSMNCLTEAIGLSLPGNGSVLATHTARKALYEKAGETVVEITKRYYDGDDESVLPRNIATRAAFDNAMALDISMGGSTNTILHLLAAAQEAELDYDLADMDEVSRRVPCLAKVAPNVAPGGTYYMEDVHRAGGIPAILGELYRAGLLNEDVHTVHSASIKDWLETWDVRGGSPSDEAVELWHAAPGCERSATAFSQSKRWDTLDTDAAGGCIRDAAHAYSKDGGLAVLKGNLAVDGCVVKTAGVDESIWTFEGPAVVCESQEEAVDKILKKQVKEGDVVVIRYEGPKGGPGMQEMLYPTSFLKGRGLGKACALVTDGRFSGGTSGLSIGHASPEAASGGTIALVEDGDRIRIDIPNRGIELLVPEEELTARREALGGVYAPKSRERKVSAALRAYAAMATSADRGAVRDVSKLG; from the coding sequence ATGCCCGAGCTCAGGTCCCGCACAGTCACCCACGGCCGCAACATGGCGGGCGCACGCGCCCTTATGCGTGCCTCCGGTGTACCCGGCGCGGACATCGGGCGAAAGCCGATCATCGCCGTCGCCAACTCCTTCACCGAGTTCGTCCCGGGCCACACCCATCTTCAGCCGGTGGGCCGGATCGTCTCCGAGGCGATCGTCGCCGCGGGCGCCATCCCGCGCGAGTTCAACACGATCGCCGTGGACGACGGCATCGCGATGGGCCACGGCGGCATGCTGTACTCCCTGCCCTCCCGCGACCTGATCGCGGACTCGGTGGAGTACATGGTGGAGGCGCACTGCGCCGACGCCCTGATCTGCATCTCCAACTGCGACAAGATCACCCCCGGCATGCTGAACGCGGCCCTGCGCCTCAACATCCCGACGGTCTTCGTCTCCGGCGGCCCGATGGAGGCCGGCAAGGCCACGCTGGTCGACGGCACGGTCCGAAAGCTCGACCTGGTCAACGCGATCAGCGACGCGGTCGACGAGAGCGTCTCGGACGAGGACATCCTGCGCATCGAGGAGAACGCCTGCCCGACCTGCGGCAGCTGTTCCGGCATGTTCACGGCCAACTCGATGAACTGCCTGACCGAGGCCATCGGCCTCTCGCTCCCCGGCAACGGCTCGGTCCTCGCCACGCACACCGCCCGCAAGGCGCTGTACGAGAAGGCGGGCGAGACGGTCGTCGAGATCACCAAGCGCTACTACGACGGCGACGACGAGTCGGTCCTGCCGCGCAACATCGCCACGCGCGCCGCCTTCGACAACGCCATGGCGCTCGACATCTCCATGGGCGGCTCCACGAACACGATCCTGCACCTGCTCGCCGCCGCGCAGGAGGCCGAGCTCGACTACGACCTCGCCGACATGGACGAGGTCTCGCGCCGCGTCCCCTGCCTGGCCAAGGTCGCCCCGAACGTCGCGCCCGGCGGCACGTACTACATGGAGGACGTGCACCGCGCCGGCGGCATCCCCGCGATCCTCGGCGAGCTGTACCGCGCGGGCCTCCTGAACGAGGACGTGCACACGGTCCACTCCGCGTCCATCAAGGACTGGCTGGAGACGTGGGACGTGCGCGGCGGTTCGCCGTCGGACGAGGCCGTCGAGCTGTGGCACGCGGCCCCCGGCTGCGAGCGCTCGGCGACGGCCTTCTCCCAGTCGAAGCGCTGGGACACCCTGGACACGGACGCCGCGGGCGGCTGCATCAGGGACGCGGCCCACGCGTACTCGAAGGACGGCGGCCTGGCGGTCCTCAAGGGCAACCTCGCGGTCGACGGCTGCGTCGTGAAGACGGCGGGCGTCGACGAGTCCATCTGGACGTTCGAGGGTCCCGCCGTGGTCTGCGAGTCGCAGGAAGAAGCGGTCGACAAGATCCTCAAGAAGCAGGTCAAGGAAGGCGACGTGGTCGTCATCCGCTACGAGGGCCCCAAGGGCGGCCCCGGTATGCAGGAAATGCTCTACCCCACCTCGTTCCTGAAGGGCCGCGGCCTCGGCAAGGCCTGCGCCCTGGTCACGGACGGCCGCTTCTCCGGCGGCACGTCGGGCCTGTCGATCGGCCACGCGTCACCCGAGGCGGCGTCCGGCGGCACGATCGCCCTGGTCGAGGACGGCGACCGCATCCGCATCGACATCCCGAACCGAGGCATCGAACTCCTCGTCCCCGAGGAGGAGCTGACGGCCCGCCGCGAAGCCCTCGGCGGCGTCTACGCCCCCAAGTCCCGGGAGCGCAAGGTCTCGGCGGCACTGCGGGCGTACGCGGCGATGGCCACGAGCGCGGACCGCGGCGCGGTGCGGGACGTGTCGAAGCTGGGCTAG
- a CDS encoding TetR/AcrR family transcriptional regulator, whose translation MTDPAPDGAAPRRRGRPSRTQSAEGPAMRDRILEAARTEFSARGYEKTSVRGIAKAAGVDSALVHHYFGTKEQVFASAIEEAFAPALEAPAAIEDGPLDGIGERLTRFIFGVWENPATRVPLLAIVRSAVNNDTAAAVFRRLIATQLLGRVARQVDQPDAELRAELAAAQLVGTAMLRYVIQVEPLASADPEAIIARIAPVVQGHLTGP comes from the coding sequence GTGACGGACCCGGCGCCGGACGGCGCGGCTCCGCGCCGCAGGGGACGCCCCTCCCGTACGCAGTCCGCCGAGGGCCCGGCGATGCGGGACCGCATCCTGGAGGCGGCCCGCACCGAGTTCTCCGCCCGTGGGTACGAGAAGACGTCCGTGCGCGGGATCGCCAAGGCGGCCGGGGTGGACTCGGCGCTCGTGCACCACTACTTCGGCACGAAGGAGCAGGTCTTCGCGTCGGCGATCGAGGAGGCCTTCGCGCCCGCGCTCGAAGCGCCCGCCGCGATCGAGGACGGCCCGCTCGACGGCATCGGCGAGCGCCTGACCCGCTTCATCTTCGGCGTCTGGGAGAACCCCGCCACCCGCGTACCGCTGCTCGCGATCGTGCGCTCGGCGGTGAACAACGACACCGCGGCGGCCGTCTTCCGCCGCCTCATCGCGACGCAGCTGCTCGGCAGGGTGGCGCGTCAGGTCGACCAGCCGGACGCGGAGCTGCGGGCGGAACTGGCGGCCGCGCAGCTGGTGGGCACGGCGATGCTGCGGTACGTGATCCAGGTGGAGCCGCTCGCGTCCGCGGACCCGGAGGCGATCATCGCGCGGATCGCGCCGGTGGTGCAGGGGCATCTGACCGGGCCGTAG
- a CDS encoding sugar phosphate isomerase/epimerase family protein, with product MAEPVVRIPDAKVALSTASVYPESTATAFEIAARLGYDGVEVMVWTDPVSQDIEALRRLSDYHQIPILAVHAPCLLITQRVWSTDPWVKLQRAQAAAEKLGASTVVVHPPFRWQRGYANAFVDGIWRMADETDVRFAVENMYPWRYRDREMLAYAPDWDVTKDDYRHFTVDLSHTATARTDAMEMIDRMGDRLGHVHLADGKGSAKDEHLVPGRGTQPCAELLERLATSGFDGHVVIEVNTRRAMSSAEREADLAEALAYTRLHLASAVKVPRS from the coding sequence GTGGCAGAACCAGTGGTGCGCATCCCGGATGCGAAGGTCGCCCTGTCGACGGCCTCGGTCTATCCGGAGTCGACGGCGACGGCCTTCGAGATAGCGGCACGCCTGGGCTACGACGGTGTCGAGGTCATGGTGTGGACCGACCCCGTCAGCCAGGACATCGAGGCCCTGCGCAGACTCAGCGACTACCACCAGATCCCCATCCTCGCTGTCCACGCCCCGTGTCTCCTGATCACGCAGCGCGTGTGGTCCACGGACCCCTGGGTGAAGCTCCAGCGCGCGCAGGCCGCCGCCGAGAAGCTGGGCGCGTCGACCGTCGTCGTGCATCCGCCCTTCCGCTGGCAGCGCGGGTACGCGAACGCCTTCGTCGACGGCATCTGGCGGATGGCGGACGAGACGGACGTCCGATTCGCCGTCGAAAACATGTACCCGTGGCGCTACCGCGACCGGGAGATGCTCGCCTACGCCCCCGACTGGGACGTCACCAAGGACGACTACCGCCACTTCACGGTCGACCTCAGCCACACCGCGACCGCCCGCACGGACGCGATGGAGATGATCGACCGCATGGGCGACCGCCTCGGCCACGTCCACCTCGCCGACGGCAAGGGCTCCGCCAAGGACGAGCACCTGGTGCCGGGCCGCGGCACGCAGCCGTGCGCCGAACTCCTGGAGCGCCTCGCGACGAGCGGCTTCGACGGGCACGTGGTCATCGAGGTCAATACGCGGCGCGCGATGTCCAGCGCCGAACGTGAGGCCGACCTCGCCGAGGCCCTCGCCTATACGCGGCTGCACCTGGCGTCCGCGGTGAAGGTGCCCCGCTCGTGA
- a CDS encoding Ppx/GppA phosphatase family protein, whose translation MRLGVLDVGSNTVHLLVVDAHPGARPLPAYSHKADLRLAQLLDEAGAIGPEGVDRLVGTVRDAMEAAEDKGVEDLLPFATSAVREASNADQVLARVREETGVDLQVLTGAEEARLTFLAARRWFGWSAGKLLVIDIGGGSLEIAYGIDEEPDAAVSLPLGAGRLTSAWLAQDPPDPADVKALRRHARAQIARTVGEFSRFGAPDHVVATSKTFKQLARLAGAARSAEGLYVQRELKRKSLEDWVPQLAAMTAAERAELPGVSEGRAGQLLAGALVAEGAMDLFGVETLEICPWALREGVILRRLDHLPPS comes from the coding sequence ATGAGACTCGGTGTCCTCGACGTAGGTTCGAACACGGTGCATCTGCTGGTGGTGGACGCCCACCCCGGCGCGCGCCCGCTGCCCGCGTATTCGCACAAGGCGGACCTGCGCCTCGCCCAACTCCTCGACGAGGCCGGGGCGATCGGCCCCGAAGGCGTCGACCGCCTGGTCGGCACCGTCCGTGACGCGATGGAGGCCGCCGAGGACAAGGGCGTGGAGGACCTGCTGCCGTTCGCGACCTCCGCGGTCCGCGAGGCCAGCAACGCCGACCAGGTCCTCGCCCGGGTCCGGGAGGAGACCGGCGTCGACCTCCAGGTCCTCACCGGCGCCGAGGAGGCCCGCCTCACCTTCCTCGCGGCCCGCCGCTGGTTCGGCTGGTCGGCGGGAAAGCTCCTGGTCATCGACATCGGCGGCGGCTCGCTCGAAATCGCGTACGGCATCGACGAGGAACCGGACGCCGCGGTGAGCCTGCCGCTCGGCGCGGGCCGTCTGACCTCGGCCTGGCTGGCCCAGGACCCGCCGGACCCCGCCGACGTGAAGGCGCTGCGGCGGCACGCGCGCGCCCAGATCGCGCGCACGGTGGGCGAGTTCAGCCGCTTCGGCGCCCCGGACCACGTCGTGGCGACGTCCAAGACGTTCAAGCAGCTGGCCAGGCTCGCGGGAGCCGCACGCTCCGCCGAGGGCCTCTACGTACAGCGCGAGCTGAAGCGCAAGTCCCTGGAGGACTGGGTCCCGCAGCTGGCCGCGATGACGGCGGCGGAACGCGCCGAGCTGCCCGGCGTCTCCGAAGGGCGGGCCGGACAGCTGCTCGCGGGGGCGCTCGTCGCCGAGGGTGCGATGGATCTCTTCGGGGTCGAGACGCTGGAGATCTGTCCGTGGGCGCTGCGCGAGGGCGTGATCCTGCGCAGGCTCGACCACCTCCCGCCGAGCTAG
- a CDS encoding BACON domain-containing protein: protein MSSRPESPTQATGAHRAHRDARQRVVPRSVPKAPPARYEPCLDGLFTYCLSVLCDHDAATAALGDVLAIAERRGSRGPASETELKSWLYALARWVCLRALADAKRKRQGAHASGSASRDPKAAEPAEPPDETQRQRRRELAQLAWPEAAGTTPEQREALELAVRHQLSPQEVAAVVGMDVGKTRDLLASAACEVERTRAALAVVETGTCPIVARLTGDNQLLLGTALRRELVRHVDDCPRCRRTAERAGSGAWPGTAASPAALPVIEAPRAAVHVAMAHVPRARGAGPRFDRRGFPVDPKDHAARRDRMRARAVTTTVVATVVAAPVLALWAAYRGAPLTGEGQDGRSVSASESGADGMNGDRRREDYENAGNAHTPPDPRFTAGSRSPDVSVEVISAGSPPSRSGTGAGRLTVSAQPSGGTTLITLSASGGEPVHWSASTGASWLYLSRSSGTLAPGETFTIRVYVDHAREPAGHWSARVSVAPSGAIVSIDGYGNGSGRPTRPGPRPTPTPPKPTPTPSTPDPTPTPSDPDPTPTTPDPTPTPSDPGNSTPPPSDSGDPSPSEG, encoded by the coding sequence ATGAGCAGCAGGCCGGAATCCCCCACGCAAGCAACCGGCGCACACCGGGCGCATCGTGACGCGCGCCAGCGCGTTGTGCCCCGCTCGGTGCCGAAGGCGCCGCCCGCACGCTATGAGCCCTGTCTGGACGGTCTGTTCACGTACTGCCTGTCCGTGCTCTGCGATCACGACGCAGCGACCGCGGCCCTGGGCGACGTGCTCGCCATCGCCGAGCGCCGCGGCTCACGCGGCCCGGCATCCGAGACCGAACTGAAGTCCTGGCTGTACGCACTCGCCCGCTGGGTCTGCCTGCGCGCGCTCGCCGACGCCAAGCGCAAGCGGCAGGGCGCGCACGCCTCCGGCTCGGCATCCCGCGACCCGAAGGCCGCCGAGCCCGCCGAGCCGCCGGACGAGACGCAGCGGCAGCGACGCCGTGAACTCGCCCAGCTGGCCTGGCCCGAGGCCGCGGGGACGACGCCCGAGCAGCGCGAGGCCCTGGAGCTTGCCGTACGCCACCAGCTCTCCCCGCAGGAGGTCGCCGCGGTCGTCGGCATGGACGTCGGCAAGACCCGCGACCTTCTCGCGTCCGCCGCCTGCGAGGTGGAGCGCACCCGCGCCGCGCTCGCCGTGGTGGAGACCGGCACCTGCCCGATCGTCGCCCGCCTCACCGGCGACAACCAGCTCCTCCTGGGCACGGCCCTGCGCCGCGAACTCGTCCGGCACGTCGACGACTGCCCGCGCTGCCGCCGCACCGCCGAGCGCGCCGGATCAGGCGCCTGGCCCGGCACGGCGGCATCGCCGGCCGCGCTGCCCGTCATCGAGGCGCCGCGGGCCGCCGTGCACGTGGCGATGGCGCACGTGCCGCGTGCGCGGGGCGCCGGTCCGCGCTTCGACCGGCGCGGATTCCCGGTGGACCCCAAGGACCACGCCGCGCGCCGGGACCGGATGCGCGCGCGTGCCGTGACGACGACGGTCGTGGCCACCGTGGTGGCGGCCCCGGTGCTCGCGCTCTGGGCGGCGTATCGCGGGGCGCCGCTGACCGGTGAGGGCCAGGACGGCCGCTCGGTCAGCGCGAGCGAGTCCGGGGCCGACGGGATGAACGGCGACCGCAGACGCGAGGACTACGAGAACGCGGGCAACGCCCACACGCCGCCCGACCCCCGCTTCACCGCGGGCAGCCGCTCGCCCGACGTCTCCGTGGAGGTCATCAGCGCCGGGTCGCCGCCGTCCCGCTCGGGGACCGGCGCGGGACGCCTGACGGTCTCGGCGCAGCCGAGCGGCGGTACGACGCTGATCACGCTCTCCGCATCGGGGGGCGAGCCGGTCCACTGGTCGGCGAGTACGGGGGCGTCCTGGCTCTACCTCAGCCGGTCATCCGGGACGCTCGCGCCGGGGGAGACGTTCACGATCCGGGTGTACGTCGACCATGCGCGGGAGCCGGCGGGCCACTGGAGCGCACGGGTGTCCGTCGCCCCGTCGGGGGCGATCGTCTCGATCGACGGGTACGGCAACGGATCGGGACGCCCGACGCGTCCCGGCCCCCGGCCGACCCCGACCCCACCGAAGCCGACCCCGACGCCATCGACGCCGGACCCGACGCCGACCCCGTCGGACCCGGACCCGACCCCGACGACACCGGACCCGACACCGACGCCGTCCGACCCGGGGAACTCCACACCCCCGCCGAGCGACAGCGGCGACCCGAGTCCCAGTGAGGGCTAG
- the radA gene encoding DNA repair protein RadA, with product MATRTKSGKDRPSYRCTECGWQTAKWLGRCPECQAWGTVEEYGAPAVRTTAPGRVTSSALPIGQVDGRQATARSTGVPEFDRVLGGGLVPGAVALLAGEPGVGKSTLLLDVAAKSASDEHRTLYVTGEESASQVRLRADRIKAIDDHLYLAAETDLAAVLGHLDAVKPSLLILDSVQTIASPEIDGAPGGMAQVREVAGALIRASKERAMSTLLVGHVTKDGAIAGPRLLEHLVDVVLSFEGDRHARLRLVRGVKNRYGTTDEVGCFELHDEGITGLADPSGLFLTRRTEAVPGTCLTVTLEGRRPLVAEVQALTVDSQIPSPRRTTSGLETSRVSMMLAVLEQRGRITALGKRDIYSATVGGVKLSEPAADLAIALALASAASDTPLPKNLVAIGEVGLAGEVRRVTGVQRRLAEAHRLGFTHALVPADPGKVPPGMKVTEVADMGDALRVLPRSRRREAPREDEERR from the coding sequence ATGGCCACCCGTACGAAGTCCGGCAAAGACCGGCCGTCCTATCGCTGCACCGAGTGCGGCTGGCAGACGGCCAAATGGCTCGGCCGCTGCCCCGAGTGCCAGGCCTGGGGGACGGTCGAGGAGTACGGAGCGCCCGCGGTCCGCACCACCGCCCCCGGCCGCGTCACCTCCTCCGCCCTGCCCATCGGCCAGGTCGACGGCCGCCAGGCCACCGCACGCTCCACCGGAGTGCCCGAGTTCGACCGCGTCCTGGGCGGCGGCCTCGTCCCCGGCGCCGTGGCGCTGCTCGCGGGCGAGCCGGGCGTCGGCAAGTCCACGCTGCTCCTGGACGTCGCGGCGAAGTCGGCGAGCGACGAGCACCGCACGCTCTATGTCACCGGCGAGGAGTCGGCGAGCCAGGTCCGGCTGCGCGCCGACCGCATCAAGGCCATCGACGACCACCTCTATCTGGCGGCGGAGACCGATCTCGCCGCCGTCCTCGGCCACTTGGACGCGGTGAAGCCGTCCCTCCTGATCCTCGACTCGGTCCAGACGATCGCGTCGCCGGAGATCGACGGTGCGCCGGGCGGCATGGCCCAGGTCCGCGAGGTGGCGGGCGCCCTGATCCGCGCGTCCAAGGAGCGCGCGATGTCCACGCTCCTGGTCGGCCATGTCACCAAGGACGGCGCGATCGCGGGCCCCCGCCTTCTTGAGCACCTCGTGGACGTCGTCCTGTCCTTCGAGGGCGACCGCCACGCCCGCCTCCGTCTCGTCCGGGGCGTCAAGAACCGTTACGGGACGACGGACGAGGTCGGCTGCTTCGAACTGCACGACGAGGGCATCACCGGCCTCGCCGACCCCAGCGGCCTCTTCCTCACCCGCCGCACGGAGGCCGTCCCCGGCACCTGTCTGACGGTCACGCTCGAAGGCCGCCGCCCCCTGGTGGCCGAGGTCCAGGCCCTCACCGTCGACTCCCAGATCCCCTCGCCCCGGCGCACCACCTCCGGCCTTGAGACCTCCCGCGTCTCGATGATGCTGGCCGTCCTGGAGCAGCGGGGCCGCATCACCGCGCTCGGCAAGCGCGACATCTACAGCGCGACGGTCGGCGGCGTGAAGCTCTCCGAGCCGGCCGCGGATCTCGCGATCGCCCTCGCCCTGGCCAGCGCGGCCAGCGACACCCCGCTGCCGAAAAATCTCGTCGCGATCGGCGAGGTGGGCCTCGCGGGCGAGGTCAGACGGGTCACGGGAGTCCAGCGCAGGCTGGCCGAAGCGCACCGGCTGGGCTTCACACACGCCCTCGTCCCGGCCGACCCGGGCAAGGTGCCGCCCGGTATGAAGGTCACCGAAGTCGCCGACATGGGGGACGCCCTGCGTGTCCTTCCGAGGTCGCGTCGCAGAGAGGCCCCACGGGAGGACGAAGAGCGCCGGTAG
- the disA gene encoding DNA integrity scanning diadenylate cyclase DisA — protein MAANDRASAPGKPGGSSGAEGLMRASLSAVAPGTGLRDGLERILRGNTGGLIVLGWDKTVESMCTGGFILDVEFTATRLRELCKLDGGIVVDKDITKILRAGVQLVPDPTIPTEETGTRHRTADRVSKQVGFPIVSVSQSMRLIALYVDGQRKVLEDSAAILSRANQALATLERYKLRLDEVAGTLSALEIEDLVTVRDVTAVAQRLEMVRRIATEIAEYVVELGTDGRLLALQLDELIAGVEPERELVVRDYVPEPTAKRSRTVEEALFELDALSHAELLELPTVARALGYTGSPEALDSAVSPRGFRLLAKVPRLPGAIIDRLVEHFGGLQKLLAASVDDLQTVDGVGEARARSVREGLSRLAESSILERYV, from the coding sequence GTGGCAGCCAACGACCGGGCGTCAGCTCCCGGCAAGCCCGGCGGAAGCTCCGGTGCCGAAGGGCTGATGCGCGCCTCCCTGAGCGCGGTCGCGCCCGGCACGGGCCTGCGCGACGGACTCGAGCGCATCCTCCGCGGCAACACCGGAGGGCTCATCGTCCTCGGCTGGGACAAGACCGTCGAGTCGATGTGCACCGGCGGATTCATCCTGGACGTCGAGTTCACGGCGACGCGCCTGCGCGAGCTCTGCAAGCTCGACGGCGGCATCGTCGTCGACAAGGACATCACCAAGATCCTGCGGGCGGGCGTGCAGCTCGTCCCCGACCCGACGATCCCCACCGAGGAGACGGGCACCCGGCACCGCACCGCGGACCGCGTGTCCAAGCAGGTGGGCTTCCCCATCGTCTCCGTCTCCCAGTCGATGCGCCTCATCGCGCTGTACGTGGACGGGCAGCGCAAGGTCCTGGAGGACTCGGCGGCGATCCTGTCCCGCGCGAACCAGGCCCTCGCGACCCTTGAGCGCTACAAGCTGCGCCTGGACGAGGTGGCGGGCACGCTGTCCGCCCTGGAGATCGAGGACTTGGTGACGGTGCGGGACGTCACCGCGGTCGCCCAGCGTCTTGAGATGGTGCGCCGCATCGCCACGGAGATCGCCGAGTACGTGGTGGAGCTGGGCACGGACGGCCGTCTCCTCGCCCTCCAGCTGGACGAGTTGATCGCGGGCGTCGAGCCCGAGCGCGAACTGGTCGTCAGGGACTACGTACCGGAGCCGACCGCCAAGCGTTCCCGCACGGTCGAGGAGGCGCTCTTCGAGCTGGACGCGCTGAGCCATGCGGAGCTGCTCGAACTGCCCACCGTGGCACGGGCGTTGGGGTACACCGGCTCCCCGGAGGCGCTGGACTCCGCGGTCTCGCCGCGGGGCTTCCGTCTGCTCGCCAAGGTGCCTCGCCTTCCCGGCGCGATCATCGACCGTCTTGTCGAGCACTTCGGGGGGCTGCAGAAGCTGCTCGCTGCGAGCGTCGATGACTTGCAGACGGTGGACGGGGTGGGTGAGGCGCGGGCCCGCAGTGTCCGGGAGGGGCTCTCCCGGCTGGCCGAGTCGTCGATTCTGGAGCGGTACGTCTAG
- a CDS encoding phosphatase PAP2 family protein, with amino-acid sequence MDTMDDDLYRDVTDFAHDTPTWFQHLAEVWTELGLLLFGVLFIVAWWRARRGDPRALAIAVLAPLVTAVAYVCSELLKSAVDEERPCRAVAGAVTSIVECPAYGDWSFPSNHSTIAGAAAVGLALAWPRIAALTLPMAVLMAFSRVFVGVHYPHDVLVGLLLGAALAFILVRLTTRPVARVVEAMRGSSTGVVRWFAGPGSPTSQVTSHRRPASHRR; translated from the coding sequence ATGGACACCATGGACGACGATCTCTATCGCGATGTCACCGACTTCGCCCACGACACCCCCACCTGGTTCCAGCACCTCGCCGAGGTGTGGACGGAGCTCGGACTGCTGCTCTTCGGCGTGCTCTTCATCGTCGCCTGGTGGCGGGCGCGGCGCGGCGACCCGCGCGCCCTCGCGATAGCTGTGCTCGCGCCCCTCGTCACGGCGGTGGCGTATGTGTGCAGCGAGTTGCTCAAGTCCGCGGTCGACGAGGAGCGCCCGTGCCGGGCCGTCGCCGGGGCGGTCACCTCGATCGTCGAGTGCCCGGCGTACGGCGACTGGTCCTTCCCCAGCAACCACTCGACGATCGCGGGTGCCGCGGCCGTCGGGCTCGCGCTCGCCTGGCCGCGGATCGCAGCGCTCACGCTGCCGATGGCCGTGCTCATGGCGTTCTCGCGGGTCTTCGTGGGCGTGCACTATCCGCATGACGTGCTGGTGGGCCTGCTCCTCGGCGCCGCGCTCGCCTTCATCCTCGTACGTCTGACGACGCGGCCCGTGGCACGGGTGGTCGAGGCGATGCGGGGTTCCTCGACGGGCGTCGTCAGGTGGTTCGCGGGTCCGGGCAGCCCGACGTCGCAGGTGACGTCGCACCGGCGGCCCGCGTCGCACCGCCGCTGA
- a CDS encoding response regulator transcription factor, producing the protein MIRVLLADDEAMIRAGVRAILGAGEDIEVVAEAGDGRAAVALAQAHRPDVALLDIRMPGLDGLAAGEEIVRTVPGTAVAMLTTFSEDAYVARALSGGATGFLLKSGDPHELIAGVRAVAGGAAFLSPKVARHVIDGYGAQRTVRGADARARTAVLTPREREVLGLVGEGLSNPEIAARLHLVEGTVKAYVSAVLDRLGVKNRVQAAIVAYEAGLVRL; encoded by the coding sequence GTGATCCGCGTACTGCTGGCCGACGACGAGGCCATGATCCGCGCGGGCGTCCGCGCGATCCTCGGCGCGGGCGAGGACATCGAGGTCGTCGCGGAGGCGGGTGACGGGCGGGCGGCCGTCGCCCTCGCCCAGGCCCACCGGCCGGACGTCGCGCTGCTCGACATCCGCATGCCGGGGCTCGACGGTCTCGCCGCGGGCGAGGAGATCGTACGGACGGTGCCCGGGACCGCGGTCGCGATGCTGACGACCTTCTCCGAGGACGCGTACGTCGCGCGGGCGCTGAGCGGCGGAGCCACCGGCTTCCTGCTGAAGTCGGGCGACCCGCACGAACTCATCGCGGGCGTACGCGCGGTGGCCGGCGGCGCGGCCTTCCTCTCGCCCAAGGTGGCCCGCCACGTCATCGACGGCTACGGCGCGCAGCGCACGGTCCGCGGCGCCGACGCCCGCGCCAGGACCGCGGTCCTCACCCCGCGCGAGCGCGAAGTGCTCGGGCTCGTCGGGGAGGGGCTCTCCAACCCGGAGATCGCCGCCCGGCTCCATCTGGTCGAGGGCACGGTCAAGGCGTACGTGAGCGCGGTCCTCGACCGGCTCGGGGTCAAGAACCGCGTCCAGGCGGCGATCGTCGCCTATGAGGCGGGACTCGTGCGGCTCTGA